A single Pseudomonas putida DNA region contains:
- a CDS encoding M3 family metallopeptidase, with protein sequence MDNPLLQKSAIPVDYTSITLQNMGEAFDHVLLEHEQGIERIIADQQALPTWDDLVLAVDGLDAQLLAVLYGVLPLVGTDQGWAEAIIDFHARASARFDQKFVNIRLQALYESLANSEIGKQLDAQKRATLRWHLNKFASSGVLLDSAGKARLAEIQRQTASASAAFLSNIDRPGLLVADESEMSGIPQRIRDELAARARETGEAGWLIPCESVATDAVLIHAGNRGLRERVYRAYHGRGVSTDPLRDNRLLLQQLARLREEKAHLLGFASHLEQSLQAKSAGSVAQVRDLLHDLADHVRPAMRQWRSAMERQGAIQGLANVQPWDVAFLQASAQTELSTEALRAYFPLDTVVAALQQLLLQLFNVVLQPRQFATWAESVQTFEVWQDNALIGFLYLDAVQHAAKQADAVFTTYIRNRRIDAEGIYQAASVVVFCDIPQPLDGSQPLLDHLSLRKLFHEFGHALHHLLVRTNNHVMSNVTELGTDGVELFGKLFERWVWDADYLVSISAHQQDGRRLTRPQADDCLRRLRQQGVEEIARHLSLALFDIDLHATPNDGRSLEQRLSDARERCGYWPLAEFEHPAHAFEHLVTGYDAGYYAYLWSDVRALDLFTRFEASGLLDRATGKAFEQTLFAPGATRPLSEGIEAFLGRPARSQAYLRWHGLT encoded by the coding sequence ATGGACAACCCTCTGTTGCAAAAAAGCGCAATTCCCGTCGATTACACCTCGATCACGCTGCAGAACATGGGCGAGGCCTTCGATCATGTGTTGCTTGAGCACGAGCAAGGTATCGAGCGCATCATCGCCGATCAGCAGGCATTGCCAACCTGGGATGACCTGGTGCTGGCCGTGGATGGGCTGGATGCCCAGCTTCTGGCGGTGCTGTATGGCGTCCTGCCGTTGGTTGGCACGGATCAGGGCTGGGCCGAAGCCATTATCGATTTCCATGCCAGGGCTTCGGCGCGGTTCGATCAGAAATTCGTCAATATAAGGCTGCAGGCCCTGTATGAGAGCCTGGCCAATAGCGAGATCGGCAAGCAGCTGGATGCCCAGAAGCGCGCTACCTTGCGCTGGCACCTGAACAAGTTCGCCTCCAGCGGGGTGCTACTCGACAGCGCCGGTAAGGCGCGTCTGGCGGAAATTCAGAGACAGACGGCCTCTGCAAGCGCAGCGTTCCTCAGCAACATCGATCGGCCAGGGTTGCTGGTTGCCGATGAGTCTGAGATGAGCGGCATTCCACAGCGGATCCGCGATGAGCTGGCCGCACGGGCACGTGAAACGGGTGAGGCGGGCTGGTTGATCCCTTGCGAAAGCGTGGCAACCGACGCTGTGCTCATACACGCAGGTAACCGGGGGCTACGTGAGCGAGTGTATCGGGCTTACCACGGCCGCGGTGTCAGCACCGACCCGCTGCGGGACAACCGCCTGCTATTGCAGCAACTGGCACGCTTGCGAGAGGAAAAGGCCCATCTGCTCGGTTTTGCCAGCCATCTGGAGCAAAGCCTGCAGGCCAAGAGTGCGGGTTCGGTTGCCCAGGTGCGCGACTTGTTGCATGACCTGGCCGATCATGTCCGGCCTGCAATGCGGCAATGGCGGTCGGCTATGGAACGCCAAGGCGCAATTCAGGGATTGGCGAATGTGCAGCCCTGGGACGTTGCTTTCCTGCAGGCGTCGGCGCAAACCGAGCTTTCCACCGAGGCCCTGCGAGCTTACTTCCCGCTGGACACGGTGGTCGCCGCGCTGCAGCAGTTGCTGCTGCAATTGTTCAATGTGGTGCTGCAGCCCAGGCAGTTCGCTACATGGGCTGAAAGCGTGCAGACGTTCGAAGTCTGGCAGGATAATGCCCTCATCGGTTTTCTGTACCTCGATGCCGTGCAACACGCCGCCAAGCAGGCTGATGCGGTGTTCACCACCTATATCCGTAACCGCCGTATCGATGCCGAAGGTATCTACCAGGCCGCCTCGGTGGTGGTGTTTTGCGATATACCGCAGCCGCTGGATGGTAGCCAGCCGCTGCTTGACCACCTGTCGCTACGCAAACTGTTCCATGAGTTTGGCCATGCCCTGCACCATCTGCTGGTGCGCACCAACAATCATGTCATGTCCAATGTCACCGAGCTTGGCACCGATGGCGTCGAACTGTTCGGCAAGCTTTTCGAGCGCTGGGTATGGGATGCGGATTACCTGGTGTCGATCTCGGCGCACCAGCAGGATGGTCGCCGACTCACCCGGCCTCAGGCCGATGATTGCCTGCGCAGGTTGCGCCAGCAGGGGGTGGAGGAAATTGCCCGCCACCTGAGCCTGGCCCTGTTCGACATCGACCTGCATGCCACACCGAATGATGGCAGGAGCCTGGAGCAGCGTTTGAGCGATGCCCGGGAGCGATGCGGATACTGGCCGCTGGCCGAGTTCGAGCACCCAGCCCACGCGTTCGAGCACCTGGTGACTGGCTACGATGCTGGCTATTACGCCTATTTGTGGTCAGATGTGCGTGCATTGGATCTGTTCACCCGGTTCGAGGCCAGTGGCCTGCTGGATCGGGCAACAGGCAAAGCGTTTGAACAGACGTTGTTCGCACCGGGGGCCACGCGCCCGCTGAGCGAGGGAATTGAAGCGTTTCTGGGGCGGCCAGCGCGTTCACAGGCTTATCTGCGCTGGCATGGGCTGACCTGA
- the coxB gene encoding cytochrome c oxidase subunit II, which produces MMRHPHVWMGLLLWSVFGQANAAWTVNMHPGATEVSNAVFDLHMTIFWICVIIGIVVFGAMFWSMVIHRRSTGQQPAHFHEHTWVEILWTIVPFLILVAMAIPATKTLIDIYDASESDIDIQVTGYQWKWHYKYLGQDVEFFSNLATPAEQIHNKAPKDEHYLLEVDQPLVLPVGAKVRFLVTAADVIHSWWVPAFAVKRDAIPGFVNEAWARIEKPGIYRGQCTELCGKDHGFMPVVVEVKSKADYDTWLGERKAEAAKLKELTSKDWTLEELVERGDKVYHTTCVACHQAEGQGLPPMFPALKGSKVATGPKEEHLSTVYHGRPGTAMAAFGKQLSEVDIAAVVTYERNAWGNNKGDMVTPKDVLALKQAEAK; this is translated from the coding sequence ATGATGCGACATCCACATGTCTGGATGGGCCTCCTGTTGTGGTCGGTTTTTGGTCAGGCCAACGCCGCCTGGACCGTGAACATGCACCCGGGGGCGACGGAAGTCTCCAACGCCGTGTTCGACCTGCACATGACGATCTTCTGGATCTGCGTGATCATCGGCATCGTTGTGTTTGGTGCGATGTTCTGGTCCATGGTCATCCACCGCCGTTCCACTGGCCAGCAGCCTGCGCATTTCCACGAGCATACCTGGGTGGAAATCCTCTGGACCATTGTCCCCTTCCTGATACTGGTGGCCATGGCCATTCCGGCCACCAAGACCCTGATCGACATCTACGACGCCAGCGAATCGGACATCGACATCCAGGTCACCGGCTACCAGTGGAAGTGGCACTACAAATACCTGGGCCAGGATGTGGAATTCTTCAGCAACCTGGCCACCCCCGCCGAGCAGATTCATAACAAGGCGCCCAAGGACGAGCATTACCTGCTCGAAGTGGACCAGCCGCTGGTGTTGCCGGTGGGTGCCAAGGTGCGCTTCCTGGTGACCGCCGCCGACGTCATCCACTCCTGGTGGGTGCCGGCTTTCGCGGTCAAGCGCGACGCCATCCCAGGCTTTGTCAACGAAGCCTGGGCCCGTATCGAGAAGCCCGGCATCTACCGCGGCCAGTGCACCGAGCTGTGCGGCAAGGACCACGGCTTCATGCCGGTGGTGGTCGAGGTCAAGTCCAAGGCTGATTACGACACCTGGCTCGGCGAGCGCAAGGCCGAGGCCGCCAAGCTCAAGGAGCTGACCAGCAAGGACTGGACACTCGAAGAGCTGGTCGAGCGTGGCGACAAGGTCTACCACACCACCTGTGTGGCCTGTCACCAGGCCGAGGGCCAGGGCCTGCCACCCATGTTCCCGGCGCTCAAAGGCTCGAAAGTGGCCACCGGGCCGAAGGAAGAACACTTGAGCACGGTGTACCACGGCCGCCCGGGCACGGCGATGGCCGCGTTCGGCAAGCAGCTTTCGGAAGTCGACATCGCCGCCGTGGTCACATACGAGCGCAACGCCTGGGGCAACAACAAGGGCGACATGGTCACGCCGAAGGACGTGCTGGCGCTCAAGCAGGCAGAAGCCAAGTGA
- a CDS encoding carbonic anhydrase: MPVKDPSKVVPQAPAESADAALKHIVDGFLRFHHDVFPEQQELFKKLATAQTPRAMFITCADSRIVPELITQSSPGDLFVTRNVGNVVPPYGQMNGGVSSAIEYAVSALKVHHIIICGHSDCGAMRAVLNPQSLAKMPTVSAWLRHAEVARTVVENNCSCGSEHETMQVLTKENVIAQLHHLRTHPSVASRLAAGELYIHGWVYDIETSKIEAYDAVSDSFLPLAAGQPVPSATPRGRY; encoded by the coding sequence ATGCCCGTCAAGGACCCATCCAAGGTCGTTCCGCAAGCCCCCGCGGAGAGCGCCGATGCCGCCCTGAAGCACATCGTCGACGGCTTCCTGCGCTTTCACCATGACGTCTTCCCCGAGCAGCAAGAGCTGTTCAAGAAGCTCGCCACCGCGCAAACCCCGCGCGCCATGTTCATCACCTGTGCCGACTCGCGCATCGTCCCCGAGCTGATCACCCAGAGCTCGCCGGGCGACCTTTTCGTGACCCGTAACGTCGGTAACGTGGTACCCCCTTACGGCCAGATGAACGGCGGCGTGTCCAGCGCCATCGAGTACGCCGTATCGGCATTGAAGGTGCATCACATCATCATCTGCGGTCACTCGGACTGTGGCGCCATGCGTGCGGTGCTCAACCCGCAGTCATTGGCCAAGATGCCAACGGTTTCCGCCTGGCTGCGTCATGCGGAAGTGGCCCGCACCGTGGTCGAGAACAACTGTTCCTGCGGCAGCGAGCACGAAACCATGCAAGTGCTGACCAAGGAAAACGTGATCGCCCAGTTGCATCACCTGCGTACGCACCCGTCGGTTGCGTCGCGCCTCGCCGCAGGTGAGCTGTACATCCATGGCTGGGTGTACGACATCGAGACCAGCAAGATCGAAGCCTACGACGCTGTCAGCGACAGTTTCCTACCCCTGGCCGCTGGCCAGCCGGTGCCAAGCGCCACTCCGAGAGGCCGCTACTAA
- a CDS encoding YheV family putative zinc ribbon protein gives MSEVAVNKTKKRFIAGAVCPACSEPDKLMMWSEDDVPHRECVACGFTDTLNEQGLSVPKELGTRVNQLAPKAAPAKVQTVQFFPNPKLKKPAE, from the coding sequence ATGAGCGAGGTAGCCGTGAACAAGACCAAGAAGCGCTTCATCGCCGGGGCGGTGTGCCCGGCGTGCAGTGAGCCCGACAAGCTGATGATGTGGAGCGAAGACGACGTGCCGCACCGTGAGTGTGTGGCTTGCGGTTTCACCGACACTCTCAACGAGCAGGGCCTGTCTGTGCCCAAGGAGCTCGGCACGCGGGTCAACCAGCTGGCGCCGAAGGCGGCGCCGGCCAAGGTCCAGACCGTGCAGTTCTTCCCTAACCCCAAGCTGAAGAAACCGGCTGAGTGA
- a CDS encoding PA0069 family radical SAM protein: MIFPAPQKGRGTAQNPHNRFAPSYSVAEDDGWYQEVPQTQGTEVRIETAKSVISRNTSPDLPFDRSINPYRGCEHGCIYCYARPSHAYWDLSPGLDFETKLIAKTNAAEVLAQQLSKPGYVCAPINLGSNTDPYQPIEREQQLTRRLLEVLLRFRHPVTIVTKGALVLRDLDLLAEMASQRLARVMISLTTLDDDLKRVLEPRAASPKARLRAIRVLREAGVPVGVLCSPMIPMINDSELEHLLEAAKEAGAQSAAYMMLRLPLEVAPLFEQWLQDHYPQRAAHVLSLIRQSRGGELYDSRFGARMRGEGIFAELLAQRFAKAMKRLDFAGREAQPLDCSAFCPPGGQMALF, from the coding sequence ATGATTTTTCCAGCACCGCAAAAGGGCCGTGGCACGGCACAAAATCCGCACAACCGCTTCGCGCCAAGCTATTCGGTGGCGGAGGATGACGGTTGGTACCAAGAGGTACCGCAGACTCAGGGTACCGAGGTACGGATCGAAACGGCGAAATCGGTCATCAGCCGCAATACCTCCCCCGACCTGCCCTTCGACCGCTCGATCAATCCCTACCGGGGTTGCGAGCATGGCTGCATCTACTGCTATGCCCGCCCTTCCCATGCCTATTGGGATCTTTCCCCTGGCCTGGATTTCGAGACCAAGCTGATCGCCAAGACCAATGCCGCCGAAGTGCTTGCGCAGCAGTTGAGCAAGCCGGGCTATGTCTGTGCACCGATCAACCTGGGCTCGAACACCGACCCCTATCAGCCTATCGAGCGTGAACAACAGCTGACCCGACGGTTGCTGGAGGTACTTTTGCGTTTTCGCCACCCCGTGACCATCGTCACCAAGGGCGCGCTGGTGTTGCGCGACCTCGACCTGCTGGCCGAAATGGCCAGCCAACGTCTGGCACGGGTGATGATCAGCCTCACGACCCTGGACGACGACCTCAAGCGGGTGCTCGAACCCCGCGCGGCATCACCCAAGGCCAGGTTGCGGGCCATTCGTGTACTGCGCGAGGCCGGTGTGCCGGTAGGCGTCTTGTGCTCGCCGATGATTCCGATGATCAACGACAGCGAGCTGGAGCACTTGCTGGAGGCTGCCAAGGAAGCGGGCGCACAGAGTGCTGCCTACATGATGCTGCGTTTGCCGTTGGAAGTGGCGCCGTTGTTCGAGCAGTGGCTGCAGGACCATTACCCGCAGCGCGCGGCCCATGTGCTCAGCCTGATTCGCCAGAGCCGGGGCGGCGAGTTGTATGACAGCCGCTTTGGTGCGCGGATGCGTGGCGAAGGGATCTTTGCCGAGTTGTTGGCGCAGCGTTTTGCCAAGGCCATGAAGCGGCTGGACTTTGCCGGCCGTGAGGCGCAGCCCCTGGACTGCTCGGCGTTCTGCCCGCCGGGTGGGCAGATGGCGTTGTTCTGA
- a CDS encoding SulP family inorganic anion transporter produces the protein MVNMTQLKAALPRELLASVVVFLVALPLCMGIAIASGMPPAKGLITGIIGGIVVGFLAGSPLQVSGPAAGLAVLVFELVRQHGMAMLGPILLLAGILQLLAGRLRLGCWFRVTAPAVVYGMLAGIGVLIVLSQVHVMFDTAPQPSGMQNLLEFPATVSAALPLENAGSGWMAGALGLGTIAIMWAWERLRPQKLRFVPGALLGVAAMTAVAMWLALPVNRVQVPADLSEAIDWIRPDDLMQLADPTLLVAAFALAFIASAETLLSAAAVDRMHNGQRSDFDRELSAQGIGNMLCGLLGALPMTGVIVRSSANVQAGAQTRASAILHGLWLLAFVVVLSSVLQQIPVASLAGVLVYTGIKLVDFKALRGLRRYGRMPMFTYVATAMAIILTDLLTGVLLGFALTLLKLAFKAARLKICLVQLEPRGHMELRLSGAATFLKVPALTQVLDSVPAGSTLHVPLANLTYIDHSCLELLEDWSKTSGSTLRIEQRGLKRRVEGRLRSVAGT, from the coding sequence ATGGTGAACATGACACAGTTGAAAGCGGCCCTGCCGCGTGAGTTGCTGGCGTCGGTAGTGGTGTTCCTGGTTGCCCTGCCGTTGTGCATGGGCATCGCGATCGCCTCGGGCATGCCACCGGCCAAGGGCCTGATCACCGGCATCATCGGCGGTATCGTGGTCGGCTTCCTGGCGGGTTCGCCGTTGCAGGTCAGTGGGCCGGCGGCTGGCCTGGCGGTGTTGGTGTTCGAGCTGGTACGCCAACATGGCATGGCGATGCTCGGGCCTATCCTGCTGCTGGCGGGGATTCTGCAATTGCTGGCCGGGCGCCTGCGCCTGGGGTGCTGGTTCCGCGTCACGGCGCCGGCTGTGGTGTACGGCATGCTCGCTGGCATTGGTGTGCTGATCGTCCTGTCGCAGGTGCATGTCATGTTCGACACGGCGCCGCAGCCGTCGGGCATGCAGAACCTGCTTGAGTTTCCCGCGACCGTGAGCGCTGCCCTGCCGCTGGAAAATGCAGGTTCAGGCTGGATGGCCGGTGCGCTCGGGCTAGGTACCATTGCCATCATGTGGGCCTGGGAGCGCCTGCGGCCACAGAAGCTGCGTTTCGTACCCGGTGCGTTGCTGGGCGTGGCGGCAATGACCGCCGTCGCCATGTGGCTGGCGCTGCCGGTGAACCGCGTGCAAGTGCCGGCTGACCTGTCCGAAGCGATCGACTGGATTCGCCCGGATGACCTTATGCAGCTCGCCGACCCGACCCTGTTGGTGGCGGCCTTCGCGCTGGCGTTCATCGCCAGTGCTGAAACCTTGCTGTCGGCAGCAGCGGTGGATCGAATGCACAACGGCCAGCGTTCGGACTTCGATCGCGAGCTTTCGGCACAAGGCATCGGCAACATGCTCTGCGGGCTCCTCGGAGCCTTGCCAATGACCGGTGTGATCGTGCGCAGTTCGGCCAACGTCCAGGCCGGCGCGCAAACTCGTGCCTCGGCCATCCTGCATGGCTTGTGGTTGCTGGCGTTCGTGGTGGTACTGAGCAGCGTGCTGCAGCAGATTCCGGTGGCGAGCCTGGCAGGCGTGCTTGTCTACACCGGCATCAAGCTTGTCGATTTCAAGGCGCTGCGGGGGTTACGCCGCTATGGGCGGATGCCGATGTTCACCTACGTGGCGACGGCCATGGCGATCATCCTCACCGACCTGTTGACCGGTGTGTTGCTGGGCTTTGCGCTGACACTGCTGAAGCTGGCATTCAAGGCCGCGCGCCTGAAGATCTGCCTTGTCCAGCTGGAGCCCCGTGGCCATATGGAGCTGCGCCTGAGCGGGGCGGCAACCTTCCTCAAGGTACCGGCACTGACCCAGGTGCTCGATAGCGTGCCTGCCGGCAGCACCTTGCATGTTCCGCTGGCCAACCTTACCTACATCGACCATTCATGCCTGGAACTGCTGGAGGACTGGAGCAAGACCAGTGGCTCCACCCTGCGCATCGAGCAGCGGGGGCTCAAGCGCAGGGTGGAAGGGCGCTTACGCAGCGTTGCTGGTACTTGA
- a CDS encoding gamma carbonic anhydrase family protein, producing the protein MAIRSFQQHTPKVGLRAFVDRSAVVLGDVEIGEDSSIWPLTVVRGDMHRIRIGARTSVQDGSVLHITHAGPFNPDGFPLIIGDEVTIGHKVMLHGCTLGNRILVGMGSTIMDGAIVEDEVIIGAGSLVPPGKRLVSGYLYMGSPVKQVRLLNDQEHAFFPYSAGNYVKLKDQHLAEGYDQPE; encoded by the coding sequence ATGGCCATCCGCAGCTTCCAGCAACACACTCCGAAAGTGGGACTCAGGGCTTTTGTCGACCGTTCGGCGGTGGTCCTGGGTGATGTGGAAATCGGTGAAGACAGCTCTATCTGGCCGCTGACGGTGGTCCGCGGCGACATGCACCGCATCCGCATTGGCGCACGCACCAGTGTGCAGGACGGCAGCGTGCTGCACATCACCCACGCAGGCCCCTTCAACCCCGACGGTTTTCCGCTGATCATCGGTGACGAGGTGACCATCGGCCACAAGGTCATGCTGCATGGCTGCACCCTGGGCAACCGCATCCTGGTCGGCATGGGCAGCACCATCATGGATGGCGCCATTGTCGAAGACGAAGTCATCATCGGCGCCGGCAGCCTGGTGCCGCCCGGCAAACGCCTGGTCAGTGGCTACCTGTACATGGGCAGCCCGGTTAAACAAGTCCGGCTGCTCAACGACCAGGAGCACGCCTTCTTCCCTTACAGCGCCGGCAACTACGTCAAGCTCAAGGACCAGCACCTGGCCGAAGGCTACGACCAACCGGAATGA
- the prlC gene encoding oligopeptidase A, with protein sequence MSANNPLLQSYDLPPFSQIRAEHVLPAIEAILADNRKAIAEILEQQGSNPTWAGLVLAMDELNDRLGAAWSPVSHLNAVCNSQELREAYESCLPALSAYSTELGQNRALFEAYQALVSSPEAAGFDVAQKTILDHALRDFRLSGIDLPADQQQRYAEVQSKLSELGSRFSNQLLDATQAWTKHVTDEAALAGLTDSAKAQMAAAAQAKGLDGWLITLEFPSYYAVMTYASDRALREELYAAYCTRASDQGPNAGQFDNGPVMQQILDLRQELAQLLGYPNYAELSLATKMAESSDQVLSFLRDLAKRSKPFAAQDLEQLKAYAAEQGTPELASWDAGYFGEKLREQRYSVSQETLRAYFPIDKVLGGLFSIVQRLYGIEIAELKGFDSWHPDVRLFEIKENGQHVGRFFFDLYARANKRGGAWMDGARDRRRTAGGELQSPVANLVCNFTPAAPGKPALLTHDEVTTLFHEFGHGLHHMLTRIEHAGVSGINGVAWDAVELPSQFMENWCWEPEGLALISGHYETGTALPQDLLDKMLAAKNFQSGMMMVRQLEFSLFDFELHASHGDGRSVLQVLEGVRDEVSVMRPPAYNRFPNSFAHIFAGGYAAGYYSYKWAEVLSADAFSRFEEEGVLNAETGRAFREAILARGGSREPMELFVDFRGREPSIDALLRHSGLTESAAA encoded by the coding sequence GTGAGTGCGAACAACCCGCTTCTGCAGTCCTACGATCTGCCGCCCTTCTCGCAAATCCGTGCCGAACACGTGTTGCCGGCGATCGAAGCGATCCTGGCCGACAACCGTAAAGCCATTGCCGAGATCCTCGAACAGCAGGGCAGCAACCCTACCTGGGCCGGCCTGGTGCTGGCCATGGACGAACTGAACGACCGCCTGGGTGCCGCCTGGAGCCCGGTCAGCCACCTCAATGCAGTGTGCAACAGCCAGGAGCTGCGCGAGGCTTATGAGTCTTGCCTGCCAGCGCTGAGTGCCTACTCTACCGAACTGGGCCAGAACCGTGCGCTGTTCGAAGCCTATCAGGCACTGGTAAGCAGCCCGGAAGCCGCGGGTTTCGATGTGGCGCAGAAGACTATTCTCGACCACGCCCTGCGGGACTTCCGCCTGTCGGGCATCGACCTGCCGGCCGACCAGCAGCAGCGTTATGCCGAAGTGCAGAGCAAGCTCAGCGAGCTGGGCAGCCGCTTCTCCAATCAGCTGCTCGACGCCACCCAGGCGTGGACCAAGCACGTCACTGACGAGGCCGCGCTGGCTGGCCTGACCGATTCGGCCAAGGCGCAGATGGCCGCCGCCGCGCAGGCCAAGGGCCTCGATGGTTGGCTGATCACCCTGGAGTTCCCCAGCTACTATGCGGTGATGACTTACGCCAGCGACCGCGCCCTGCGCGAAGAGCTGTACGCCGCCTACTGCACCCGTGCCTCGGACCAGGGCCCGAATGCCGGCCAGTTCGACAACGGCCCGGTCATGCAGCAGATCCTCGACCTGCGCCAGGAGCTGGCGCAATTGCTGGGTTATCCGAACTACGCCGAACTGAGCCTGGCCACCAAGATGGCCGAGTCCAGCGACCAGGTGCTGAGCTTCCTGCGTGACCTGGCCAAGCGTTCCAAGCCATTCGCCGCCCAGGACCTGGAGCAGCTCAAGGCTTACGCCGCCGAGCAGGGTACCCCCGAGCTGGCCAGCTGGGACGCCGGCTACTTCGGCGAGAAGCTGCGCGAGCAGCGCTACAGCGTGTCGCAGGAAACCCTGCGCGCCTACTTCCCGATCGACAAGGTGCTCGGCGGCCTGTTCAGCATCGTGCAGCGCCTGTACGGCATCGAGATCGCCGAACTCAAAGGCTTCGACAGCTGGCACCCGGACGTGCGCCTGTTCGAGATCAAGGAAAACGGCCAGCACGTCGGCCGCTTCTTCTTCGACCTCTACGCCCGCGCCAACAAGCGTGGCGGAGCCTGGATGGACGGCGCCCGTGACCGCCGCCGTACGGCTGGCGGCGAGCTGCAGAGCCCGGTCGCCAACCTGGTGTGCAACTTCACCCCGGCTGCGCCTGGCAAGCCTGCGCTGTTGACCCACGATGAAGTCACCACCCTGTTCCACGAATTCGGCCACGGTCTGCACCACATGCTGACCCGTATCGAGCATGCCGGTGTTTCCGGTATCAACGGTGTGGCCTGGGACGCGGTCGAACTGCCGAGCCAGTTCATGGAAAACTGGTGCTGGGAGCCGGAAGGCCTGGCGCTGATCTCCGGCCATTACGAAACCGGTACCGCCCTGCCCCAGGACCTGCTGGACAAGATGCTGGCGGCGAAGAACTTCCAGTCCGGCATGATGATGGTGCGTCAGCTGGAGTTCTCGCTGTTTGACTTCGAGCTGCACGCCAGCCACGGCGACGGCCGCAGCGTGCTGCAGGTGCTCGAAGGCGTGCGTGACGAAGTTTCGGTGATGCGTCCGCCGGCGTACAACCGCTTCCCCAACAGCTTCGCGCACATCTTCGCTGGCGGTTATGCGGCAGGCTACTACAGCTACAAGTGGGCTGAAGTGCTTTCGGCCGACGCCTTCTCGCGCTTCGAAGAAGAAGGCGTGCTGAATGCCGAGACCGGCCGCGCGTTCCGTGAAGCGATCCTGGCCCGCGGCGGTTCGCGCGAGCCGATGGAGCTGTTCGTGGACTTCCGTGGGCGTGAGCCTTCCATCGATGCATTGCTGCGCCACAGTGGCCTCACCGAGAGCGCTGCGGCATGA
- a CDS encoding HAD family hydrolase: MHQQNILFDLDGTLTDPRLGITRSIQYALAKLGIDEPDLTRLEHFIGPPLLQAFMQFYSFDEAKAWEAVNFYRERFRVTGLYENLVFEGVPELLEALNGQGRTLYIATSKPWEFAREIARHFAFDHHFKVIYGSELDGTRTNKVELIRHLLDEEGLDPAQTLMIGDRKHDLIGARSNGLQAVAVGYGFGSQEELMAEAPAFHFATVADMHQAFIQG; the protein is encoded by the coding sequence ATGCACCAGCAGAATATTCTCTTCGACCTCGACGGCACCTTGACCGACCCACGTCTGGGCATCACCCGTTCGATCCAGTACGCCCTGGCCAAGCTGGGCATCGATGAGCCCGACCTGACCCGCCTCGAACACTTCATCGGCCCGCCTCTGCTGCAGGCTTTCATGCAGTTCTACAGCTTCGATGAAGCCAAGGCGTGGGAAGCGGTGAACTTCTACCGGGAACGTTTCCGAGTCACCGGGCTTTATGAAAACCTGGTGTTCGAGGGTGTGCCCGAGCTGCTCGAAGCACTGAATGGCCAAGGCCGGACGCTGTACATCGCCACCTCCAAACCCTGGGAATTCGCCCGTGAAATTGCCCGGCACTTTGCTTTCGACCACCACTTCAAGGTGATCTACGGTAGCGAACTGGACGGCACACGGACCAACAAGGTCGAGCTGATCCGCCACTTACTGGACGAAGAAGGGCTTGATCCGGCGCAGACGCTGATGATCGGCGACCGCAAGCATGACCTGATCGGCGCCCGCAGCAATGGCTTGCAGGCGGTGGCGGTGGGGTACGGGTTTGGCAGCCAGGAAGAGCTGATGGCCGAGGCGCCGGCCTTCCACTTCGCGACCGTGGCCGATATGCATCAGGCTTTCATCCAGGGCTGA